The [Eubacterium] eligens ATCC 27750 genome segment GGATGCTTCTTTCATGACATTTGCTGGAATGTGCATAAACAGGCAGATTCTTAATGCAGTTACAGCTTCTAACAGAAAGAAGAATACGCCACTTAATACATATGTTTCCTTTGATGAACCGGTTAATCCTGAGGATGATTCTCAGGTAAAGCTGGTGGATGTACTAAAGTCTGATAAGGAACAGAATCCGGAAAGGCTTTTTATTGATCAGGAAAATGCTGAAAGTTTAGAAGATAAATTATACAGTGTGCTAAGTGGTTTTGAGAAAAATGTATTGGAATTATATATGTCTGGCAAAGATTATATTGCTATTGCGCAGACGCTTGATAAGCCGCCAAAATCTATAGATAATGCTATACAAAGGATAAGGAATAAAGTTGACAAAATAACCAACCTATAATATTATGAATAGGTGTGTTAAGACACATGCTATTGTAGCTCAGGGGTAGAGCACTTCATTGGTAATGAAGAGGTCACGGGTTCAATTCCCGTCAATAGCTTAATTTAATGTTTGTGTTTTTTAAAACAGATTGGAGGACGCTATGGTAAAAGCTATTGTAGGTGCTAACTGGGGTGATGAAGGAAAGGGTAAGATTACTGATATGCTTGCCGAAGAATCAGACATCATCGTAAGATTCCAGGGAGGAGCTAATGCGGGACATACTATTATTAATGATTATGGAAAGTTCGCGCTCCATCTTTTACCTTCGGGAGTTTTCTATAACCATACAACAAGTGTCATTGGCAACGGTGTAGCTCTTAATATTCCATATCTTGTTAAGGAATTAAAGAGCCTTACAGACCGCAATGTACCAATGCCTAAGATTCTTGTATCAGACAGGGCACAGATTCTTATGCCTTATCATGTTGCATTTGATACATATGAAGAAGCAAGACTTGCTGGTAAGTCATTTGGTTC includes the following:
- the sigH gene encoding RNA polymerase sporulation sigma factor SigH — its product is MKHMEEYPDEELIDMYRAGNEQAIEYIFERYKYIVRKKAKAMFLAGGDSDDLIQEGMIGLYKAVRDYDKQKDASFMTFAGMCINRQILNAVTASNRKKNTPLNTYVSFDEPVNPEDDSQVKLVDVLKSDKEQNPERLFIDQENAESLEDKLYSVLSGFEKNVLELYMSGKDYIAIAQTLDKPPKSIDNAIQRIRNKVDKITNL